In one Candidatus Planktophila versatilis genomic region, the following are encoded:
- the rsmI gene encoding 16S rRNA (cytidine(1402)-2'-O)-methyltransferase, with protein MALVLAATPLGNPLDASARLKMAIESAEIIAAEDSRRFHRLASDLGVTFTARIISFFEGNESDRTQEILTLLREGKEVLVVTDAGMPTISDPGFRLMRDAIAEKLPTIVIPGPSAPTMAIALSGLPTDRFTFEGFAPRAHGARTSFYESLRFEERTMVIFEAPHRLHESLVDASAILGADRAAAICREMTKTYEETIRGPLSELIAWAAGREVLGEITLVIAGVAAGSEVRTADDAVARVREYEVAGMDRKGAIATVAEEFSIPKKIVYAAVVDANKMSR; from the coding sequence ATGGCACTAGTTCTTGCTGCAACTCCACTGGGAAACCCCCTTGATGCAAGCGCACGCCTGAAAATGGCAATTGAATCGGCCGAGATTATCGCCGCCGAAGACTCACGTCGCTTTCATCGATTGGCATCAGATCTCGGAGTCACCTTTACGGCGCGGATTATCTCCTTCTTTGAAGGAAATGAAAGTGATCGCACTCAAGAAATTCTCACGCTATTACGTGAAGGTAAAGAAGTATTGGTAGTTACCGATGCTGGAATGCCAACAATTAGCGACCCAGGATTTCGTCTGATGCGAGATGCCATTGCCGAAAAGTTACCGACCATTGTTATTCCGGGACCAAGTGCTCCCACCATGGCTATTGCACTCTCTGGGCTACCAACAGATCGCTTCACCTTTGAGGGCTTTGCACCTCGCGCGCACGGTGCACGTACTTCATTCTATGAATCCCTTCGTTTTGAAGAACGGACAATGGTCATCTTTGAAGCACCGCATCGCTTACATGAATCACTAGTAGATGCTTCCGCGATATTGGGTGCTGATAGAGCTGCCGCAATATGTCGGGAAATGACAAAGACATACGAAGAAACAATTAGAGGACCGCTTTCAGAACTTATTGCGTGGGCCGCAGGCCGCGAAGTTCTGGGCGAAATTACACTTGTGATTGCTGGAGTTGCCGCAGGTTCAGAAGTGCGCACAGCAGATGATGCCGTTGCCCGAGTTCGTGAATATGAAGTGGCCGGGATGGACCGCAAGGGAGCAATTGCCACCGTTGCCGAAGAATTCTCGATTCCGAAGAAGATCGTTTATGCAGCGGTAGTCGATGCGAATAAGATGAGCAGATGA
- a CDS encoding dolichyl-phosphate-mannose--protein mannosyltransferase, translated as MIAAIAPIVIALISLVLRVMNLGSIKSFIFDEVYYVDGARDLLKYGVEVSGAKPEFIVHPPLGKWMIASGIKVFGDNPFGWRIATAVVGSLLILVLALVAHKLFRNPLLTGLASALMALDGLALVHSRTSLLDNFLTFFILLATYFFVTKQYWWTALVLGLALATKWSALYFIIAFGLIAFYRAFSHHTGKNLVKPTVQRIVQFGVIPIGVYLTSWSGWFVSNRGWARDHSTNILNSFIYYHQQMLGFHTGLTEKHVYEANPWSWLFMGRPTSFFYESPKGCGAKSCSQEVIALGTPLLWWLGIAAISLIIGLWVRSFLTRHFDPAITVIITGLAAGYLPWFFFQERTVFTFYAIIFEPFVILALVFAVRSILATFKVRGEVMVAALFILIFLNFVYFLPIYLGEVITYDAWQARMWFPSWI; from the coding sequence ATGATTGCAGCGATTGCTCCCATAGTAATTGCGCTTATCTCACTCGTACTTCGAGTGATGAACCTTGGTTCGATAAAGAGCTTCATCTTCGATGAGGTCTACTACGTTGATGGTGCTCGTGATCTACTGAAATACGGGGTAGAAGTTTCTGGCGCTAAGCCAGAATTTATCGTGCATCCCCCACTAGGCAAATGGATGATTGCCAGCGGAATTAAAGTCTTTGGTGACAATCCTTTTGGTTGGAGAATTGCCACCGCGGTAGTTGGCTCGCTACTTATTCTCGTTCTTGCACTCGTTGCACATAAGTTATTTAGAAATCCACTCCTTACCGGCCTTGCTAGTGCGTTGATGGCACTTGATGGATTGGCACTAGTTCATTCCCGCACATCACTGCTCGATAATTTCCTCACCTTCTTTATTCTCCTTGCCACATATTTCTTTGTCACAAAACAATATTGGTGGACAGCTCTGGTACTTGGTTTAGCCCTGGCTACAAAATGGAGTGCGCTCTATTTCATTATCGCCTTTGGGCTTATCGCTTTCTATCGAGCCTTCTCGCATCACACCGGAAAAAACTTGGTCAAGCCAACTGTGCAACGTATTGTCCAATTCGGGGTAATACCTATTGGTGTTTATCTCACTTCATGGTCAGGTTGGTTTGTCAGTAACCGTGGATGGGCGAGAGATCACTCAACAAATATTCTTAATTCATTTATTTACTACCACCAACAGATGTTGGGCTTTCATACCGGGCTCACAGAAAAACATGTCTACGAAGCCAATCCATGGAGTTGGTTATTCATGGGCAGACCCACGTCGTTTTTCTATGAGTCACCCAAAGGATGTGGTGCGAAATCATGTTCGCAAGAAGTAATCGCACTCGGCACACCACTCTTATGGTGGCTTGGTATTGCCGCCATCTCACTCATCATCGGTCTCTGGGTGCGTTCATTTCTCACGCGCCACTTTGACCCAGCAATAACAGTAATTATCACCGGATTAGCAGCCGGTTACTTGCCTTGGTTCTTCTTTCAAGAACGAACAGTCTTCACTTTTTACGCAATTATCTTCGAGCCTTTTGTGATTTTGGCACTGGTATTTGCCGTTCGCTCAATCCTGGCCACCTTTAAGGTAAGAGGTGAAGTGATGGTGGCAGCGTTATTTATTCTGATTTTCCTTAACTTCGTCTACTTTTTGCCAATTTATCTAGGTGAAGTAATTACCTACGATGCTTGGCAGGCCAGAATGTGGTTCCCTAGCTGGATTTAA
- a CDS encoding cytochrome c oxidase assembly protein: MNSLSGDLTQASSFISAVGTVNKSLLILSACVLVGVLLSFGFLLIEHGGKLQSSAGKLRKFGEIAAGIWLVTSFLEITITLANILDSSLGAALEPTTFRSFITQVDLGRFLFAQTIAAAVVLVGLRFITTALQSIVFLAITLMGLVAPVFQSHSAAAGSHALAIGSLVVHVVALSLWVGGLCAIALIADADRRIALPRFSQLALWAAIAVVISGVTNAWSRLDFAQAWSTSYARIVIAKAVLTLVLVFIGYRNRRKLAQGVHTGWSLLTRVIVYEVLLMGAIVILGSWLSKTEPPVGAQAAYSPAIAIVGFPAPAEPNFMRILTVYDPDALIIGILITLVALYIKGVSILKKRGDAWPVGRTISFALGIAAIDFATSGGLGVYALFSFQYHMIAHMILGMLAPIGLVLGAPLTLALRTLPQGRTPEERGVRGSLLAALHSRYSVIITNPVVALALFDGSLFVLYFTNLFGDLMQNHAGHFFMNVHFLLAGYLFFHVIIGIDPNPRKVPHVVRIVILFAAMSIHAFFAISLLATSTLIDGGYYKSIATPWVTDLLADQHAAGSVAWAMGEIPVLLAITATFIQWMRDDSRETKRIDRNEARMAAMGEPDDLAQYNNYLSKLQRRSEREGQQ, encoded by the coding sequence ATGAATTCTCTGTCAGGAGATCTGACTCAGGCAAGTTCTTTCATTAGCGCTGTTGGGACAGTCAATAAGTCTTTACTCATACTTTCGGCTTGTGTTTTGGTCGGCGTGCTTCTTTCCTTTGGTTTTTTGCTGATTGAACATGGCGGTAAATTACAGAGCTCGGCAGGCAAATTACGAAAGTTCGGTGAAATCGCTGCCGGTATCTGGCTTGTGACAAGTTTTTTAGAAATAACAATCACCCTTGCAAATATTCTCGACTCTTCCCTCGGCGCAGCACTTGAACCCACAACCTTTCGCTCATTTATCACCCAGGTAGATCTGGGAAGATTCCTCTTTGCCCAAACTATTGCCGCTGCAGTAGTTCTCGTTGGGCTTCGTTTTATCACCACCGCACTGCAATCAATTGTCTTTCTCGCTATTACTCTGATGGGTCTAGTTGCACCTGTATTCCAAAGTCATTCAGCAGCGGCTGGTTCTCACGCCCTGGCAATTGGTTCCCTTGTGGTGCATGTGGTTGCACTTTCACTCTGGGTGGGTGGCCTCTGTGCAATTGCACTGATTGCAGATGCTGATCGAAGAATTGCGCTGCCTCGCTTTAGCCAACTCGCGCTATGGGCAGCAATTGCAGTCGTTATTAGCGGAGTGACAAATGCATGGTCACGTTTAGATTTTGCACAGGCGTGGTCAACTTCCTATGCCCGCATTGTGATTGCAAAAGCAGTGCTCACCTTAGTTTTAGTCTTCATTGGTTATCGCAATCGGCGCAAGCTCGCACAAGGAGTTCATACTGGTTGGTCGCTACTGACTCGAGTGATTGTTTATGAAGTTCTACTTATGGGCGCGATAGTCATTCTCGGCAGTTGGCTCTCTAAGACAGAGCCGCCAGTGGGTGCGCAAGCTGCATATAGCCCGGCAATTGCAATCGTAGGTTTCCCGGCACCGGCTGAACCAAACTTCATGCGCATACTCACTGTTTATGATCCAGATGCGCTGATAATCGGCATCCTTATTACTTTGGTTGCGCTGTACATAAAGGGTGTATCAATCTTGAAAAAGCGTGGAGATGCTTGGCCAGTTGGTAGAACAATTTCATTCGCCCTCGGTATTGCGGCAATAGATTTTGCAACAAGTGGCGGTTTAGGCGTCTATGCACTCTTCTCTTTTCAGTATCACATGATTGCGCACATGATTCTAGGAATGCTCGCCCCCATCGGTTTAGTACTGGGTGCACCACTTACGCTTGCACTGCGCACACTTCCACAGGGTCGCACGCCAGAGGAACGCGGTGTGCGCGGATCACTGCTGGCAGCGCTGCATTCAAGGTATTCGGTGATCATCACGAATCCAGTCGTCGCACTTGCCTTGTTTGACGGTTCCCTGTTCGTTCTCTACTTCACCAATCTCTTTGGTGATCTCATGCAGAACCACGCTGGTCACTTCTTTATGAATGTGCACTTCTTGCTCGCTGGCTATCTCTTCTTCCATGTGATTATTGGAATTGACCCAAATCCACGCAAAGTTCCGCATGTGGTTCGCATCGTTATCTTGTTTGCCGCAATGAGCATTCACGCATTCTTTGCCATCTCATTACTAGCAACATCTACCTTGATTGATGGTGGCTACTACAAGTCAATTGCAACTCCGTGGGTGACAGACTTGTTAGCTGACCAACATGCAGCTGGCTCAGTGGCATGGGCAATGGGTGAAATACCAGTACTTCTTGCAATTACCGCAACTTTTATTCAGTGGATGCGCGATGATTCTCGCGAAACTAAGCGGATAGATCGCAATGAAGCCCGCATGGCGGCCATGGGTGAACCAGATGACTTGGCGCAATACAATAATTATCTAAGTAAATTACAGCGCCGCAGCGAGAGAGAAGGTCAGCAATGA
- a CDS encoding 5-formyltetrahydrofolate cyclo-ligase yields MGISEEKDSLRTRYRRERSERYLEHSFEHLADSQEFHKAKVVASYISYSDEPDTTALNLALIKKGKILLLPRIAGKDLEWVSWNGEQSQISQSKKIAEPKGPAVTDLGDVEVIVVPALRIDRSGYRLGQGGGYYDRALPQFSAFSIGLIHPDEISSEDLPREQWDIPLHAAATPDLVIRFQR; encoded by the coding sequence ATGGGTATCAGCGAAGAAAAAGACAGCCTTCGTACTCGTTACCGTCGTGAGCGAAGTGAACGTTATCTAGAACACTCTTTTGAACATCTTGCTGATTCACAGGAGTTTCACAAAGCAAAAGTTGTTGCAAGCTACATCTCATATTCAGATGAACCTGACACAACAGCCCTGAATCTGGCGCTAATTAAAAAAGGAAAGATTCTGCTTCTGCCTCGAATAGCAGGTAAGGATCTTGAGTGGGTGAGCTGGAATGGCGAGCAAAGTCAGATTTCACAGAGTAAGAAGATTGCGGAACCGAAAGGTCCGGCCGTTACCGACCTTGGCGATGTTGAAGTAATTGTTGTGCCCGCTCTCAGAATTGATCGCAGTGGATATCGCCTAGGACAAGGTGGTGGGTATTACGACAGAGCACTTCCACAATTTTCTGCATTTTCAATTGGCCTTATTCATCCTGATGAAATCTCTAGTGAAGATCTACCGCGCGAGCAATGGGATATCCCACTTCATGCAGCAGCAACTCCAGATTTAGTTATCCGCTTTCAGCGATAG
- the glp gene encoding gephyrin-like molybdotransferase Glp has protein sequence MSEAARVDEVLASLLELCRPLEPFDMPLLDAHDATLAEDIFAGERLVMKAGSRIRSTQIGLAASIGLDHLPTRPHPRVVVISAGPDLVEPGVPLKADEEYETNSWLLTTAVREVGAVAYRVHSIPDDESQLQDVIEDQLVRADLIIISGERHDDSFDLITRTLEKIGEIKTVELSIESSGRHNFGTIGPDKTPVVTLPGDPIAAYISFELLVRPMIRTMLGTATIHRPSLKAKLDKAITSKSGVRSYVRAVLSEDGKSVTPLSSQDEQATLSDANSLIAISESDTKLSAGDSVTVVVLERRYI, from the coding sequence ATGTCAGAAGCTGCGCGCGTAGATGAAGTTCTCGCTTCACTCTTAGAACTTTGTCGCCCCCTCGAGCCATTTGATATGCCTTTACTTGATGCCCACGATGCCACGCTTGCTGAAGATATCTTTGCCGGTGAGCGCTTAGTGATGAAAGCCGGTAGTCGTATCCGTTCTACCCAAATCGGATTAGCCGCATCGATCGGCCTTGATCACCTGCCCACACGACCACATCCACGAGTTGTTGTTATCTCAGCCGGCCCCGATCTAGTTGAACCAGGAGTTCCACTTAAGGCAGATGAAGAGTATGAAACAAATTCTTGGTTGCTCACTACTGCGGTACGCGAAGTTGGCGCAGTTGCCTACCGCGTTCATTCAATCCCAGATGATGAATCCCAACTACAAGATGTGATTGAAGACCAACTAGTTCGCGCTGACCTCATAATTATCAGCGGTGAACGCCACGATGATTCCTTTGATCTCATTACAAGAACTCTGGAAAAAATTGGTGAGATTAAGACTGTGGAGCTCTCCATCGAATCAAGTGGCCGACACAACTTTGGCACCATTGGTCCAGATAAGACTCCGGTAGTGACACTGCCAGGAGATCCGATTGCTGCCTACATCTCATTTGAACTTTTGGTGCGCCCAATGATTCGCACCATGCTCGGGACGGCAACAATTCACAGACCATCGCTGAAGGCAAAACTTGATAAGGCAATTACTTCCAAAAGTGGAGTTCGCTCCTACGTTCGAGCCGTACTCAGTGAAGACGGAAAATCTGTCACACCACTGAGTTCGCAAGATGAACAAGCAACCTTGTCAGATGCCAACTCACTCATTGCAATCAGTGAGAGTGATACCAAACTTTCTGCTGGAGATTCTGTCACCGTAGTTGTGCTTGAACGCCGATATATTTAA
- a CDS encoding copper resistance CopC family protein, which produces MTAIALIAGVLLLNPQTVFANTLVATTPVAGASLDSAPSAVTVTTEIALMDAGNEVTVTDPSGARVDDGALTIDGVNAVVGLKQLVKTGIYTVNYSLLAENDVPLVGKFTFNFAEPTVIEPVAPQPTPTQATTPSGNNVGTTTFVLGLLLAALVVTLALARYARKIYRER; this is translated from the coding sequence ATGACAGCAATTGCACTTATTGCAGGGGTACTTTTACTGAACCCGCAAACGGTATTCGCTAATACGCTGGTTGCAACAACTCCGGTTGCAGGTGCCTCACTAGATAGCGCGCCGAGCGCCGTAACAGTCACAACCGAAATCGCTCTCATGGATGCTGGCAATGAAGTGACAGTCACTGATCCATCAGGTGCTCGAGTTGATGATGGCGCACTCACAATCGATGGAGTCAACGCAGTTGTTGGCCTCAAGCAACTTGTAAAGACTGGAATCTACACAGTCAACTATTCGCTGTTGGCAGAAAATGATGTTCCACTAGTTGGAAAATTCACCTTTAATTTTGCAGAACCAACTGTGATTGAACCAGTTGCACCACAACCAACACCAACTCAGGCAACAACGCCGTCGGGAAATAATGTGGGTACAACGACATTTGTCCTCGGCCTCTTACTTGCAGCACTCGTCGTAACCTTGGCTCTTGCACGATATGCTCGAAAGATTTATAGGGAGCGATGA
- a CDS encoding TatD family hydrolase, protein MADRHNRDIERQQAPLPEPLPVPTVDAHAHLEIVTNDAADSAAVRTILDEAKSVNVDRVVQVGYSAEQSQWCVDLANLYPGRVLAAVALHPNEAPVVKDLERDWAIIEKLAQEPRVRAIGETGLDYFRTPPELQKRQQESFKWHIELAKKTKKALVIHDRDSHEDVLSVLLEVGAPEKTVFHCFSGDVAMAKICIERGYILSFAGTMTFKNAPELREAVKLVPHDQLLVETDSPFLAPTPHRGALNTPAQIANIVRAMAAERNDDVAELATALSVNAERIFGSFV, encoded by the coding sequence ATGGCAGATCGCCACAACCGAGATATTGAGCGCCAGCAAGCTCCACTTCCAGAGCCACTCCCAGTTCCCACCGTCGATGCACATGCACACCTTGAAATAGTTACTAATGATGCAGCTGACTCTGCTGCCGTGCGCACGATTTTAGATGAGGCTAAATCAGTAAATGTTGATCGCGTTGTTCAGGTGGGATATTCAGCAGAACAATCTCAGTGGTGTGTTGATCTGGCCAATCTCTATCCGGGAAGAGTTTTAGCAGCTGTTGCGCTACATCCGAATGAAGCTCCTGTAGTTAAAGATTTAGAACGCGATTGGGCCATCATTGAAAAACTTGCCCAAGAACCACGCGTGCGCGCTATCGGTGAGACTGGATTAGATTATTTCCGTACTCCACCAGAGCTGCAAAAGCGGCAACAAGAATCTTTTAAATGGCATATCGAATTAGCAAAGAAGACTAAGAAGGCGCTAGTAATCCACGACCGCGACTCTCACGAGGATGTTTTATCGGTGTTACTAGAAGTGGGCGCACCTGAAAAGACTGTCTTTCATTGTTTCTCAGGCGATGTGGCAATGGCGAAGATCTGTATTGAGCGCGGCTATATCCTCTCCTTTGCCGGCACGATGACATTTAAGAACGCACCGGAGCTACGAGAAGCGGTGAAGTTAGTTCCACATGATCAACTCCTTGTGGAAACAGATTCTCCTTTCTTGGCGCCAACTCCACACCGAGGAGCACTTAATACCCCGGCACAAATTGCAAATATTGTCCGGGCGATGGCGGCAGAACGTAATGATGATGTAGCTGAGCTTGCCACCGCGCTCTCGGTTAATGCAGAGCGCATATTTGGAAGCTTTGTATGA
- the metG gene encoding methionine--tRNA ligase yields the protein MKSFYLTTPIYYVNDAPHIGHAYTTVAGDVLTRWHRQRGESVWFLTGTDEHGQKVMRTAEQNNVAPQAWVDKLVADAWKPNWQALNIANDDFIRTTEPRHTERVQKFLQSLKDSGHIYAGKYEGPYCVGCEEFKLPGDLIDSDGEKLCPIHSKPIELVNENNWFFKLSDFTQPLLDHYKKNPEACQPESARNEVVSFLEGGVSDLSISRSTFDWGIPVPWDTDQVVYVWFDALLNYATAVGLTDAPDSEGGKKFTATWPADVHLVGKDILRFHAVIWPAMLMAAGIDIPKKVFAHGWLLVGGEKMSKSKLTGIAPSDITDHFGVDAFRYYFLRAIPFGSDGSFSWEDMSARYTSELANDFGNLASRLAAMIEKYCGGTVPAVAHDAGLEQALKETVEKADAAMVALDFQGGINAIMDYCKRVNGFVTEKEPWILAKDPANQGELEAILYNTAESLRALAILLHPVMPATTQILWESLGAQAALGEIGKQEISQVATWGQLPQGAIVTKTPVLFPRLEVKE from the coding sequence ATGAAGTCTTTCTACCTGACAACGCCTATTTACTATGTAAATGATGCGCCACATATTGGCCATGCATATACAACGGTTGCCGGCGATGTCCTTACTCGTTGGCATCGTCAACGTGGTGAGTCAGTCTGGTTCTTAACCGGAACAGATGAGCACGGCCAGAAAGTCATGCGCACTGCCGAACAAAATAACGTTGCCCCGCAAGCCTGGGTAGATAAATTAGTCGCCGATGCGTGGAAGCCCAATTGGCAAGCGCTTAATATCGCAAACGATGACTTTATTCGCACAACTGAGCCCCGGCACACAGAACGCGTGCAGAAGTTCCTGCAATCCTTAAAAGATTCCGGACATATCTATGCTGGAAAATATGAAGGCCCATACTGCGTTGGCTGTGAAGAATTTAAACTACCAGGTGATCTCATCGATAGCGACGGTGAAAAACTCTGCCCGATTCATAGCAAGCCAATTGAGCTAGTCAATGAAAATAACTGGTTCTTCAAACTCTCTGATTTTACCCAACCGCTTCTAGATCACTACAAGAAAAACCCAGAAGCATGCCAGCCAGAAAGTGCTCGCAATGAAGTGGTTTCATTTCTTGAAGGTGGCGTTTCTGATCTTTCAATTTCGCGCTCCACATTCGACTGGGGAATTCCAGTTCCGTGGGATACAGATCAAGTTGTTTATGTCTGGTTTGACGCACTCCTTAACTACGCCACAGCGGTAGGACTCACCGACGCACCTGATTCAGAAGGTGGCAAGAAATTTACCGCTACCTGGCCCGCAGATGTGCACTTAGTTGGAAAAGATATTTTGCGCTTCCATGCTGTGATTTGGCCGGCAATGCTGATGGCTGCTGGAATTGATATACCTAAGAAGGTCTTTGCGCACGGTTGGTTACTTGTTGGCGGCGAGAAGATGAGTAAGTCAAAGCTCACCGGTATTGCTCCTTCAGATATTACTGACCATTTTGGGGTCGATGCATTTCGCTATTACTTCCTACGCGCTATTCCATTTGGCAGCGATGGGTCATTCTCTTGGGAAGATATGAGCGCCCGTTACACATCTGAACTTGCAAATGACTTTGGAAACCTAGCATCAAGACTTGCTGCCATGATTGAAAAGTATTGTGGTGGCACCGTGCCAGCAGTTGCCCACGATGCCGGGCTTGAGCAAGCTCTGAAAGAAACGGTGGAGAAGGCTGATGCAGCGATGGTGGCACTTGATTTCCAGGGTGGAATTAACGCCATCATGGATTACTGCAAGCGAGTCAATGGTTTTGTTACCGAGAAAGAGCCGTGGATTCTTGCGAAAGATCCTGCTAATCAGGGCGAACTCGAGGCAATTCTTTATAACACCGCTGAATCTTTACGCGCACTTGCCATCTTGTTACACCCAGTAATGCCGGCAACCACGCAAATTTTGTGGGAATCACTCGGTGCTCAAGCAGCCCTAGGTGAAATTGGTAAGCAAGAGATTTCACAGGTTGCAACATGGGGACAACTTCCACAAGGTGCAATAGTGACTAAGACCCCGGTTCTCTTTCCACGGTTAGAAGTTAAAGAGTAA
- a CDS encoding GNAT family N-acetyltransferase, giving the protein MHPTKLSGSEVTLRPMRYRDKSQWTQVRAENREWLDPWEATLPNIPAGSPAYEDSSVRPTFFQMVSLFRREARAGRSYSFLIWHNENLVGQITMGGVTYGAMRGAHIGYWIDKNFANRGFTTQAVELISEFGFTQLGLHRIEINVRPENDASCRVAEKAGFEFEGFKKAFLHIDGAWRDHKCFVKTNELIR; this is encoded by the coding sequence ATGCATCCAACTAAGCTCTCCGGAAGCGAAGTGACGTTGCGCCCCATGCGATATCGGGATAAATCGCAGTGGACCCAAGTCCGAGCAGAAAATCGTGAGTGGCTAGATCCTTGGGAAGCAACCTTGCCAAATATTCCTGCTGGCAGCCCGGCTTATGAAGATTCCAGCGTGCGCCCTACCTTTTTTCAAATGGTGAGTCTGTTTAGACGCGAAGCACGCGCTGGTCGTTCGTACTCATTTCTTATCTGGCATAACGAGAATCTGGTGGGTCAGATAACAATGGGGGGCGTCACCTACGGCGCCATGCGTGGGGCTCATATCGGTTATTGGATTGATAAGAACTTTGCCAACCGAGGATTTACCACCCAAGCGGTAGAACTCATCTCTGAATTTGGTTTCACCCAACTTGGTTTACATCGCATCGAAATCAATGTGCGACCTGAAAATGATGCCTCATGCAGAGTTGCAGAGAAAGCAGGCTTTGAATTCGAAGGATTTAAGAAGGCTTTTCTGCATATTGATGGAGCTTGGCGCGATCACAAATGCTTTGTTAAAACTAACGAATTAATCCGTTAA
- a CDS encoding acyl-CoA dehydrogenase family protein has protein sequence MSLENVFILPAEYNDLRDSVRALAEKEIAPFARAVDEEHRYPQEAHNALVKSSLFAAHVPTENGGDGADALATCIIIEEVARACGSASLIPAVNKLGSLPLILGGNKEQKERWLRLLTQGKGFSYCLSESEAGSDASALKTTAVRKGDGWVINGSKKWISNAGESEFYTVIAQSDSSLGSKGITAFVIEKSDPGVSFGAPEKKMGFRGSPTREVYFDNVEVGDDRRIGEVGKGFALAMDTLDHTRITIAAQALGLAQGAFDVAKKYSHERKQFGKEIFDFQGVQFMLADMAIGIESARQLTYAAAAKSERGDKDLRFFSASSKTYATDVAMKVTTDAVQVLGGYGYVSDYPVERMMRDAKLTQIYEGTNQIQRIVIARNLP, from the coding sequence ATGAGTCTAGAAAACGTCTTCATACTTCCTGCTGAATACAACGACCTTCGCGATAGCGTGAGAGCGCTGGCTGAAAAAGAGATTGCACCTTTTGCGCGCGCTGTAGATGAAGAACATAGATATCCGCAAGAAGCACATAACGCACTCGTGAAATCTTCACTCTTCGCAGCCCATGTTCCAACTGAGAATGGTGGCGATGGCGCAGACGCTCTTGCCACCTGCATCATCATTGAAGAGGTAGCGCGAGCATGTGGTTCGGCATCTCTTATTCCGGCAGTAAATAAATTGGGATCACTTCCTCTTATTCTTGGTGGAAATAAAGAACAGAAAGAGCGTTGGCTTCGCCTGCTGACTCAAGGAAAAGGTTTCTCCTACTGTCTTTCCGAATCTGAAGCAGGCTCTGATGCATCAGCACTAAAGACAACGGCGGTGCGCAAAGGTGATGGCTGGGTCATTAACGGAAGCAAGAAGTGGATTTCTAACGCAGGTGAATCTGAGTTCTACACAGTTATCGCACAAAGTGATTCATCACTTGGCTCAAAAGGAATCACCGCATTTGTCATTGAGAAATCTGATCCCGGAGTCTCATTTGGCGCACCTGAGAAGAAGATGGGCTTTCGTGGTTCACCAACGCGCGAGGTGTATTTCGATAATGTGGAAGTTGGCGATGATCGTCGCATTGGTGAGGTGGGCAAAGGTTTTGCACTGGCCATGGACACTTTAGATCACACTCGAATTACCATTGCCGCCCAAGCTCTCGGTTTAGCTCAGGGCGCTTTTGATGTGGCAAAGAAGTATTCCCATGAAAGAAAACAATTTGGAAAAGAGATTTTTGACTTCCAAGGCGTGCAATTCATGTTGGCAGATATGGCTATCGGCATCGAATCTGCCAGACAACTTACCTACGCCGCCGCTGCTAAAAGTGAACGTGGTGATAAAGATTTACGTTTCTTCTCTGCCTCAAGTAAGACCTATGCAACCGATGTTGCAATGAAGGTAACGACAGATGCAGTGCAAGTTCTTGGCGGTTACGGCTATGTCTCTGATTACCCAGTTGAGCGCATGATGCGTGATGCCAAACTCACTCAGATTTATGAAGGCACCAACCAGATTCAAAGAATAGTAATTGCTCGAAATCTTCCTTAA